CTGGCAGCACAACTTCAGTTTCCGGATCACCCAAGCGGACATTGTATTCCAAAACCTCGGGTCCTTTTTCTGTGATCATCAAGCCAAAATAAACTATCCCTTTGAAATTGAAACCTTCTGCTTTTATACCTTTCATGGTCGGAAGAATTACATCCTTCTCGATTTGCTTCTTAAGTTCTTCATTGTAAAATGGAACCGGGCAGAAAGCTCCCATACCGCCGGTATTGGGTCCTTTATCGCCATCCAAAAGTTGTTTATGATCTTGCGAAGGCAGAAGAAGCTGATAATTTTCTCCATCTGTAAAAGCCAGAATAGATAACTCATCACCGATCAGTTTTTCTTCGATCAGATAAGATGCATCTTCCCCGTATTTGGAATGAATTTCCTGCAGAGCAGATTTTGCTTCTTCCAGTTTTGAGCAGACAAAAACTCCCTTTCCTGCTGCTAAACCATCATATTTTATTACACAATTACCATTGAGCTTTTTAATTACTGACAAGCTGTCTCCTTCGACTCCGCTCAGGATGACATTTTTTTTATTTTTTTGTGCTTTTTTATGGCAATTTCCAAATTCCCAGAAATCTGCAGTAGCAACTCCATATTTCTGCATGAATTTTTTAGCAAAGATCTTGGATCCTTCCAGTTGAGCTCCGGCTTTATCCGGCCCAAAAACCTTAACCGGTGTTTCGGCAAAATAGTCTACAATTCCGTTTGCCAGAGGATCTTCCGGCCCCACA
This Candidatus Cloacimonadota bacterium DNA region includes the following protein-coding sequences:
- the purD gene encoding phosphoribosylamine--glycine ligase: MNIAVIGSGGREHAIAWKLEQSDLADKVYVLPGNGGTKNNVKIDVNDFADIKEFCAQELIELIFVGPEDPLANGIVDYFAETPVKVFGPDKAGAQLEGSKIFAKKFMQKYGVATADFWEFGNCHKKAQKNKKNVILSGVEGDSLSVIKKLNGNCVIKYDGLAAGKGVFVCSKLEEAKSALQEIHSKYGEDASYLIEEKLIGDELSILAFTDGENYQLLLPSQDHKQLLDGDKGPNTGGMGAFCPVPFYNEELKKQIEKDVILPTMKGIKAEGFNFKGIVYFGLMITEKGPEVLEYNVRLGDPETEVVLPAMKSDLLRLVLSCFDGSLKDYQMEFNAGFFVDVVLVSGGYPKAYKKGYPICGLEKADELIFHAGTKKMDGEIVTSGGRVLNIVSHGETLDNAIQKAYEKVNNYFFDDMFYRKDIGKRKKLF